Proteins from a genomic interval of Zingiber officinale cultivar Zhangliang chromosome 2A, Zo_v1.1, whole genome shotgun sequence:
- the LOC122044150 gene encoding uncharacterized protein LOC122044150 → MEEKPRHAAPLPERRRPPIASATPRRGAQLPAVAGETAAECAAVLCCFPFCLASLVVVSAVKLPSAIVQRARRRRRREVHLKEKRTKANGNKVIAFHDDENNILRGFILAAEEAEEAEESSPAKTTSEELVELEKVMIAKFYGAGFWRSPSQREK, encoded by the coding sequence ATGGAGGAAAAGCCCCGACACGCGGCGCCCCTGCCAGAGCGCCGGAGGCCTCCGATCGCATCAGCGACACCGCGCAGGGGAGCCCAGTTACCGGCAGTCGCCGGGGAGACCGCGGCGGAGTGCGCGGCGGTCCTCTGTTGCTTCCCCTTCTGCCTGGCGAGCCTGGTCGTCGTTTCCGCCGTCAAGCTGCCATCCGCGATCGTCCAGCGCGCGCGGCGGAGGCGGAGAAGAGAGGTCCACCTGAAGGAGAAGAGAACAAAAGCCAACGGGAACAAAGTCATCGCCTTTCACGATGACGAGAACAACATCCTCCGCGGGTTCATCTTGGCGGCGGAGGAGGCGGAGGAGGCGGAGGAGTCTTCACCGGCGAAGACGACGTCGGAGGAGTTGGTGGAGTTGGAGAAGGTCATGATCGCGAAGTTCTACGGCGCCGGGTTCTGGCGGAGCCCTTCGCAGAGGGAGAAGTGA
- the LOC122042815 gene encoding protein WVD2-like 4: MESGDGVEMELSKGTPETSPEANGFSSQINKENEIVENGADAVPASSGSEDTSKVEVPDFSRDSHEVSESARENNGSLNPIKKGGSDECSQFKKTKKNFGVLNGSVGELNEKRKALSQSSSFPSKGSLNTTTLTRQTRIASSKTNGHLTAKTTTSSVQKTLAVNKGSGEVIISDKSARNGTSIKDGKSYDIKEKLSDSSLSTKNDEDAHSNASSTTPRAIKGTGCGFNFRLDERAEKRKEFFMKLEEKNHAKELEKTNLDAKSQENREAEIRRLRKSLNFKATPMPSFYQEPTPPKIELKKIPPTRPKSPRLGRRKSSTTATDNPLEAVDSSENSTKSNGISATSKGNANAMASKNPKPKTLAKLPSPKSTTTRSDTKSSAADKHASNQKPMVEVLQIDNHAVTSSLEDKTEGDKAVANLAESEIVPQQVSVLG; encoded by the exons ATGGAATCTGGTGATGGAGTTGAAATGGAGCTTAGTAAAGGAACTCCGGAAACATCTCCAGAGGCCAATGGATTTAGTTCTCAGATAAATAAGGAGAATGAAATTGTCGAAAACGGTGCTGATGCTGTTCCTGCAAGCAGTGGCTCCGAGGACACCTCAAAAGTCGAAGTCCCTGATTTCTCCAGAGACAGCCACGAAGTTTCTGAATCTGCGAGAGAAAACAACGGATCATTAAATCCCATCAAG AAAGGTGGATCTGACGAATGTAGTCAATTCAAGAAGACAAAGAAAAATTTCGGAGTTCTGAATGGTTCTGTAGGTGAACTGAACGAGAAAAGGAAGGCTCTTTCACAGAGTTCGTCCTTTCCGTCTAAAGGGTCCCTTAACACCACCACTTTAACAAGGCAGACTAGAATTGCATCATCAAAAACAAATG GGCATCTTACTGCTAAGACGACCACATCAAGTGTTCAGAAAACATTG GCTGTGAACAAAGGCTCAGGAGAGGTGATTATTAGTGACAAATCTGCTAGGAATGGTACTTCTATAAAAGATGGAAA GTCCTATGATATCAAGGAAAAACTCTCAGATAGCTCATTGTCAACCAAAAACGATGAAGATGCCCACTCCAATGCCTC AAGTACAACACCACGTGCAATAAAGGGTACTGGTTgtggttttaattttagattgGATGAGCGTGCTGAGAAACGCAAAGAG TTTTTCATGAAGCTTGAAGAGAAGAATCATGCAAAAGAACTTGAAAAGACCAACTTGGATGCAAAATCTCAG GAAAATCGAGAGGCTGAGATCAGACGATTGAGGAAGAGCTTGAACTTCAAAGCCACTCCAATGCCAAGCTTTTATCAAGAACCTACTCCTCCAAAAATCGAACTGAAGAAG ATCCCTCCGACACGACCCAAGTCGCCTAGACTTGGGCGTCGCAAATCATCCACTACAGCCACCGACAATCCTTTGGAAGCTGTCGACTCAAGTGAGAACTCAACCAAATCGAATGGCATCTCCGCAACCAGCAAGGGGAATGCAAATGCTATGGCTTCCAAAAACCCAAAGCCGAAGACACTCGCCAAGCTTCCATCTCCCAAGTCGACAACCACAAGGTCCGACACAAAATCCAGTGCGGCAGACAAACATGCATCAAACCAAAAGCCTATGGTCGAGGTACTTCAGATCGACAACCACGCAGTCACATCATCTCTCGAGGACAAAACTGAGGGAGATAAGGCAGTGGCCAACCTCGCTGAATCTGAAATAGTGCCCCAGCAAGTTTCTGTGCTTGGGTAA
- the LOC122040178 gene encoding EPIDERMAL PATTERNING FACTOR-like protein 5 → MDHCLRHHRRRLVLFLFLAGVLSVGTMAKERRPLARAVVRPSSRNRLLLVGSSPPACLGRCGGCAPCRAVLVVIHPGSVPPENYYPQAWRCECHNKLFQP, encoded by the exons ATGGATCACTGCCTCCGCCACCATCGCCGCCGCCTCgtgctcttcctcttcctcgccgGAGTTCTTT CGGTCGGGACGATGGCGAAAGAAAGGAGACCCCTCGCCCGCGCCGTCGTCCGACCTTCTTCCCGAAATAGGCTGCTGCTCGTTGGTTCCTCCCCTCCGGCGTGCCTCGGCCGGTGCGGGGGCTGTGCGCCGTGCCGCGCTGTGCTCGTCGTGATCCACCCCGGCAGCGTTCCTCCGGAGAATTACTACCCGCAGGCCTGGCGATGCGAGTGCCACAACAAGCTCTTCCAACCGTAA
- the LOC122040179 gene encoding myosin-binding protein 7-like: MRRRRPAIALCDRLDTPSESMAIPDGGGDDFDVLRCSTPLTVSWHRCLKRKLDERDSGARCLSFFTGEDGGNENGFARVDIENEAAALREALASHKQSVEKLLSELEEERNASSSAATEAMSMIIRLQREKAEAQMEARQFRRLADEKMAHDQQEIAVLQDLLFKRDQTVEALNCEVQAYRHRLLSYGIGVDDGDEPPSEPQTPDTATTTPTRAAAGSQFDALPRDYPALRCADDSAADLDKYNSGEIPCAADSPRGPFRPRIHQFERVQSGSFRSFKDKGVVVRQSSRRWSSHVRSFSYGSFSSGLEFPVDDASDCGARDDISDRVYTVDAVHGATEDYVSTPRELHGKSGIEDEAQEAEFKRLYLRLQALEADRESMRQSSISMGTDKAQITLLKEIAQQMCKEVATERKVVKRSSSIKKSSSLMSTVKNVISIVLWRKRSSRVKFTFGLSSNNAGLVLLLEKSSPRLRHKRLLTKAQGSGMSPKHRVLTT; encoded by the exons ATGCGGCGGCGGCGCCCTGCAATCGCCCTCTGTGATCGCCTCGACACCCCCTCGGAATCCATGGCGATTCCAGACGGAGGAGGCGATGATTTTGACGTATTACGATGCTCCACCCCTCTCACCGTCTCCTGGCATCGCTGCCTCAAGCGGAAGCTGGACGAGAGGGACTCAGGTGCCCGTTGCCTCTCTTTCTTCACCGGCGAAGACGGTGGCAACGAGAATGGGTTTGCTAGGGTTGACATAGAGAACGAGGCGGCGGCCCTGAGGGAGGCACTAGCCAGCCACAAGCAGTCCGTTGAGAAGCTCCTCTCAGAGCTGGAGGAGGAGCGGAACGCCTCATCGTCTGCGGCCACCGAAGCGATGTCAATGATTATCCGGCTCCAGCGCGAGAAGGCGGAGGCGCAGATGGAGGCGCGCCAGTTCCGCCGTCTCGCCGATGAGAAGATGGCCCATGACCAACAGGAGATCGCCGTCCTCCAGGATCTCCTCTTCAAGCGCGACCAGACCGTGGAAGCCCTAAACTGTGAGGTCCAGGCATACCGCCATCGCCTCCTCAGCTATGGCATCGGCGTGGACGACGGTGACGAGCCTCCCTCTGAGCCGCAGACACCTGACACGGCCACCACAACGCCCACCCGCGCTGCTGCCGGCTCCCAATTCGATGCCCTCCCTCGTGACTATCCGGCATTGCGGTGCGCCGATGATTCCGCCGCCGACCTCGACAAGTACAACTCTGGAGAGATCCCCTGCGCCGCTGATTCACCCCGCGGGCCGTTTCGCCCGCGCATTCACCAGTTCGAGCGGGTGCAAAGCGGAAGCTTTCGCAGTTTCAAGGACAAAGGCGTCGTGGTGAGGCAGTCCTCGCGTCGGTGGTCGAGCCATGTCAGGAGCTTCTCCTACGGAAGCTTCAGCTCTGGCTTGGAATTCCCAGTCGACGACGCATCCGACTGTGGCGCGAGAGACGACATCAGCGACAGAGTCTACACCGTGGACGCTGTGCACGGAGCGACAGAGGACTACGTGAGCACGCCGAGGGAGCTCCATGGCAAAAGTGGAATCGAGGATGAAGCGCAAGAAGCGGAATTTAAGAGACTTTACTTGAGGCTGCAGGCCCTCGAGGCGGATAGAGAGTCGATGCGGCAGAGTTCGATCTCCATGGGCACGGACAAAGCTCAAATTACACTTCTGAAAGAGATCGCGCAACAAATGTGCAAAGAAGTGGCAACTGAAAGAAAGGTGGTGAAGAGGTCGTCTTCCATCAAGAAGTCCTCTTCACTTATGTCAACGGTTAAG AATGTCATCTCAATTGTTTTGTGGAGGAAAAGGTCATCTCGTGTCAA ATTTACGTTTGGGTTATCGTCAAACAATGCCGGattagtactactcttggaaaaATCTTCTCCCCGTTTGAGGCACAAGAGGCTCCTCACAAAAGCACAGGGCTCAGGGATGAGTCCTAAGCATCGGGTGCTCACAACCTAA